DNA sequence from the Excalfactoria chinensis isolate bCotChi1 chromosome 2, bCotChi1.hap2, whole genome shotgun sequence genome:
TAGCACTCCAGAGGGGCGCACGCCCTAAAAACTCCCTTAGAAAGCGCACGGCACGTATtggagctcagcgctgcccgTCCCGTGCCGGCTGCCAGCAGTAACGCGTCCTCACAGCCAGCGCGGACACACTTGGCGCAGCTGAGCGGCGCCCCCGGCTCACCTGCAGGGCCATGGCTGGGCGGCCACGCGCGGTCCGGACTCTCTCCTGCAGCGCGACGCGGTGCCGCCGCCGTCCGCCCCGCGACGCCGCACGTGATGGAGAGCGGGGAGCGACCCCCCCTCGGGGGGCGGTGAGGCGCCGCCACTGCCGCACGGACCGGCGGCGCCTCGTCCCAGGAGCCGCTCGGGGCCGGGTTGGACGGGCTCTGGGCCAGCTGCGCTGGTAGGGGGCAGCCCTGCGCGTGGGGCTGCGTGGGCTCTGAGGTCTCCtccaacccaaaacattcttcggccgccgccgccccgagCCGTCCGCATCACGGCGGGGTTACAGCGCGACAGCCGCGCAGCGCTTCGCAGAGATGCAGTACATCACCGTGAGACTCCTACTGGCCGCCCGCCGGCTGTTCATGACCTCGCGAATGGCGATGCACGCCTGGTTATTGCCCACGAAAAGAAGCCTGCAAAAAATATAATGTACGGCATCGTTAGAATCAGGGAACGCGGCTACGAGATCCGAAGGGCAGCGCTCCGCAGCAGCTCCCTCGCACCGCGGCTGCCCCCGCACGGCCGTCCCGGAGCACGGCGGCGGATGGGGCGGGCGCCGCAGGGGCGGGGCGGGTTCGCGCTGCTGGCGGGGCTCGGGCCGGCGCAGGCCGAGTGGGAGCGCTGGGGCCGAGCGGCAGCGTGGAGAGGTGGCCGCGCTGAGCGGAACACGAGTTCGTTCCGCGTCCTGCCGGCCTGTTGTCAGGGCCGGACGGACGCGCGGTGGCCGTGCGTTGTGGTGGCGCCGCGCCTTTAACTGCGTTGTGCTCGTCGGGAGCTGGCGGGAGGCTTTCACGAGGCGTTCGGAAACCGGAGTTTTGGAATGGAGGTAAACGTTGGCAGTGTTCGCGTTTCTCATctcctctgctggcagcagcggGTCCTGCGGCTGATAGGCGTGGAAGGAGttggtttctgctttttctgtccCGTCAGTTTGATTCCTGTGCCCACACGCTCGTTTTCCTCCGTCGCCTCCATTTTGAAAAGACAGGCGCGGGCTCCTTCAGCGCGTTCTGTCACATACACGAGTTTCCTGCAGCCCGTGCTTGATACCTGCTGCAGAACGTCATGAGAGCATCTCACCGCGAGCCTTACGTTATAATGTGACTTCACCACTGTAATCGGATCGTAACGCGGCTACACGTAAGACGCCTGTGTGAGATTTCCGGCAGCAGCTTCCCGGGTCGCAGTGCTCTGATGAGCTCAGTGCAATGTGCTCGTCCTGCCTCAGCGCACAGCGGGTGGATGTGGCTTAGCTGCAGGAAGATCCTTCCAGCCAGACGTTGCTTTATGGCAGTACATGTGGGGGGGGGAGTTTCAACAAAGgtgtttttttaaaccaagGTTGTCTATCATCAGCATGCGGGGAATTGATATGACCAGTAAAATGGTGTCTTATGAGTTGCCACTAAAGTAATGTACTAATATTTCTACTTATGGAAGGAGGGAATCTAAGGAGACCCACATCCGTTTCTCCTGAGTTGAAACACAAGTTCTCATCATATTCTGTTGGCTGTGCAGTGGTAAAGCAGGAGATGCTGAACAGTAACCCAGGTTTGAATATGGGGACTTAGTGAGTTGGCAGGGCTGGTAATCAGAGCATGCCTTCACGTGGACTGGGTAGAGCAGAACTGGAGCAGTTACCCTTTCTTTGCACCAGTTTGATTTTTTCATAGCCCTAAAGGCACGGCCTAGTTGATGCAAGAGTCAAAGAACCCTTTTGAACGTTCCATGGCCTGCAGAGGATTGCTTTCCTTCACAGAAAcgtgctctgcagccttctgtcATAccttttaaatgcagataaatgTGAGACATAGATAAGTAGGAAAAAgcacatgaaaattaaaaaaaaacccacaactttATCCCAAATGAATTCAGGAACTTGGAGTTTGTTTCATGTTGCGattctgcagctttttcacATCAGGATAGTTCTAAAATGGAGCTGTGCAGCAATGAAAACTGGTCTTTCACAACAtgagctttattattattatctgtgGGGCTTCCTGCTACTTCCATTCAGTTTCAGCATCAGAAAGGTTTCCCATCACTGGCGTTGCCTTGCtggaaaaaagcaagcaaccCGTGCCTTGCTGGAGGGTTATTAAGGATTAGCACTGAGCTGCTATGAAGGTGATTCCTGCCAGTATCGCTTTGAGCTGAGGTGTTTCTCTTCCCCGTTCCCTAGAGGAGCCTCTTGTAAAAGTCCACAGCAAACAGTGCAGGATTTGAACGactctctgcctttttcttccctccacagCTAGGTGGCGAAACAGAACAGAACCTGAGGACTCCTGTCATTCCCAAAGGGACGGCGTCGCTTCgtaaagcaaagaaaaccacTGTAAAAACATGCCTAGATAACCCCTTTGTTATTGAATGGAAAGCCATAGATGGAGATGGTATGCATTTCATATTGCAGACCTTAGAAGAAAAGATTAAACATATTGGGCTTAAAAAGATAGAGactccaagaaagaaaaaacgtTCTGCTACAAAAAGCCAAGTGGAAAGCAAATGTGATGCTAGCAACAGTGAGCTCcctgctggaaaagaaacagaaggccATCGACAAGCACCAGGGTGGACTGACATGGGCATCAGAAGGCAGCTTGCTATTGGAATTAATGAAGTTACAAAAGCATTGGAGAAAAACGAACTGCTTCTCTTGCTGGTGTGCAAGTCTGCCAAACCTGCCATGATCACATCCCATCTCATCCAGCTCAGCGCAAGTCGAGCCACGCCAGCAGGCCAGGTTCCCCGCCTCAGTGAAACGGTAGCACCACTTCTTGGCTTAACATCCATTTTAGCGCTAGGCTTCAAAAAGCAGTCTGACAAGTTCACTGACGTAGTAGAAGCAATAATTCCAAAGATACCCGCTTTGGAAGTGCCGTGGTTTCAGTTCCAAACGGGAGGATCTGCCGCGGCTGCGGAGTTGTCAGAGATTGATGAAGCTGAGCAGCTTGCAGAGACGCCGGAGGAGGAG
Encoded proteins:
- the RPP38 gene encoding ribonuclease P protein subunit p38, giving the protein MELGGETEQNLRTPVIPKGTASLRKAKKTTVKTCLDNPFVIEWKAIDGDGMHFILQTLEEKIKHIGLKKIETPRKKKRSATKSQVESKCDASNSELPAGKETEGHRQAPGWTDMGIRRQLAIGINEVTKALEKNELLLLLVCKSAKPAMITSHLIQLSASRATPAGQVPRLSETVAPLLGLTSILALGFKKQSDKFTDVVEAIIPKIPALEVPWFQFQTGGSAAAAELSEIDEAEQLAETPEEELSSQKRKRTESNQLDLSHVILQPLKIKKVVPNPNKIKKPPRRKKKAFSA